A stretch of the Camarhynchus parvulus chromosome 4, STF_HiC, whole genome shotgun sequence genome encodes the following:
- the PDGFRL gene encoding platelet-derived growth factor receptor-like protein, translating to MRLWVLLSVLLLLLQEALPHVIGQPAKSKRPKEPGENKIKPVNKKVKPKNAKMKERESVDSSLKSQSILTQVMDKGHFQKLAATLSLAAGQSIELRCKGSNVTWSYPSYLDTFKDSRLSIKQLDRHSQLILANSTAADTGEYSCWLQLCNGNKCRKDETKTGSTYIFFTDKEELFVPTPSYFEIVYLNPDKPAIIPCRVTTPSAKVTLHREFPAEEIETDGTDIFYDAKKGFVFQHPTSDHKGIVYCKAESQGAPQISIKYHLLYVEVPKGPPSTTIAVSLGRAGLSDGVHVICTVLGEPDVDVSFRWQYPGQQSGRPVIIQNFWRLINRGIGHTTRISKSVLLVEDFEDTDVGNYVCIARNLQGETTVATKAELK from the exons tTATTGGACAGCCTGCGAAGAGTAAGCGTCCCAAAGAacctggagaaaacaaaattaagccTGTTAACAAGAAAGTAAAACCCAAGAATGCCAAAATGAAGGAGAGGGAGTCAGTGGATTCCTCTTTGAAGTCCCAGTCCATACTGACACAGGTGATGGATAAAGGTCATTTTCAGAAACTAGCTGCCACCTtaagcctggctgcaggacaaagCATAGAGCTGCGATGTAAGGGGAGTAATGTTACTTGGAGCTATCCTTCTTATTTAGACACCTTTAAAGACTCCAGACTCAG caTAAAGCAGCTTGACAGGCACAGTCAGCTGATCCTTGCAAACTCCACTGCAGCAGACACCGGTGAATACAGCTGCTGGCTTCAGCTGTGCAATGGTAACAAATGCAGGAAGGATGAGACTAAAACAGGGTCAACATACATCTTTTTCACAG ACAAAGAGGAGCTTTTTGTACCTACTCCCAGTTATTTTGAGATTGTCTACCTGAACCCAGATAAACCTGCAATCATCCCATGCCGTGTTACTACTCCTTCAGCAAAAGTGACTCTTCACAGGGAATTTCCAGCAGAAGAAATTGAAACAGATGGAACTGATATTTTTTATGATGCAAAGAAGGGTTTTGTCTTCCAGCACCCTACTTCTGATCATAAAGGTATTGTCTACTGCAAAGCAGAGTCACAGGGAGCACCTCAGATTTCCATCAAATATCACCTACTATATGTGGAAG TTCCCAAGGGCCCACCCTCAACCACCATCGCAGTGTCATTGGGtagagctggactcagtgacGGAGTTCATGTCATCTGCACAGTCCTTGGGGAGCCAGATGTGGATGTGAGCTTCAGGTGGCAGTATCCAGGGCAACAG TCCGGGAGGCCTGTGATTATTCAAAACTTCTGGAGATTGATAAACAGAGGAATTGGCCATACTACAAGAATCTCAAAGAGCGTTCTTCTTGTGGAGGATTTTGAAGACACAGATGTGGGAAACTATGTTTGTATAGCTCGGAACCTACAAGGAGAAACAACAGTAGCTACCAAAGCTGAATTGAAGTGA